TGGACAAGCGGCTGACCGCCATGGCCGCCAGCCGGGCGCGGGTGTCGTGGCGAAAGCGGCCCGATCTGGTGCGCGACCTGTGGGTGCTGAGCGAAGGCGTCGAGACCCTGAGCCGCCTGTCGCCCGCCGAGGGGCTGATGCGGCGCATGGCCTGGTTCGACCTGTTTCGCGGGCTGACATCGCGGGTCAAGGACCCGCGTGGCGAGGTGGCGGATGTGTTCGAAACGGCGGCGCCCGCCCTGTGGCAGGCGGCCGATGCGGCGGTTCAGGCCGATCCCGCCGTCGCCGAAGCCTTGGCCGAGGCCGTTCAAGACCATCCGATGGACTATGCCCGCTGGATCGGGGCGGGCGGCGAGGCGCTGACGCCCGATCTGGCGCGGCGCCTGCTGGAGCGGCTGGATGCGACGTCGGGCGCGCGGGGATTGCGGACGGCGGTGCGGCGGCTGGCTGATCGGGCGGACGACCTGGACCTGTGGCTGTCGCTGGTCACGCCCGAGGAGCGCGGTTCGCCGGACTTCGCCGCCGCGATGGCGCGGCGTCTACTGATCGCGGGCCGTATCGCCGAGGCGCGTCAGGCGCTGGAAGGCGCCCTGTCGCCGTCGCCGGCCAACCGTCGCTGGACCTTCGGCCGCTCGCCCGACGGCGCCCCGCGCCTGACGCCGGCGTGGGAGGCGGCCTCGATCGACTTGATGGAGGTGGAAGGGCGCAAGGACGAGGCGCAGGACCTGCGCTGGGTGATGTTCGAACGCGATCTGTCGGCGCCTGTGCTCAGGACCTATCTGGCGCGCCTGCCGGACTTCGACGACGTGGAGGCGCTGGATCGCGCCCTGGCCTACGTCGCCGCCCATGCCGATTTCGAAGCGGCGCTGGGCTTCCTGATGGACTGGCCCGCCCACCGCGAGGCCGCCGCCCTGGTCGAGCGTCGAATCAGGGAGGTCCGGGCGTCGCTGGCGCTGAAAGACGACTGGGCGGCGCGACTGGCGCAGAAATACCCGGACGCCGCCGAACGGTTGCTGGCCTCGGCCTAAAGCATCGCCGGGATGACGCGGTCGGGCGGACGGTGGCCGTTCTGGTAGGTCATGACATTGGCGATGACCCGATCGCCCATATCCTGACGCGCCTCAAGGGTCGCCGAACCGAGGTGGGGCAGAAGCACGACATTGGGCTGGCCCAGCAGGCCGGGATGGATGTCCGGCTCGTTCTCGAACACGTCCAGGCCGACGCCTGAGATCGCCCGCATGGCCACCGCCTGGGCCAGGGCCGCCTCGTCGATCAGTTCGCCGCGCGCGGTGTTGACCAGTATGGCGTGGGGCTGAAGCCGGGCCAGCCGTCCGGCCGAAAGCAGATGGTGCGTGTCCTTGGTCGCCGGGCAATTCAGCGAGATGATGTCCATGCGCGACAGCATCTGATCCAGATCGTCCCAGTAGGTGGCGCCCAGTTCCTCCTCGATCAGGGCCGAGACGGGCTTTCTGTTGTGATAATGGACCTGGAGTCCGAACGCCTTGGCGCGGCGGGCCAGGGCCTGACCGATCCGGCCCATGCCGACGATCCCCAGCCGCTTGCCCCAGAGTTTGCGCCCGCACATCCAGGTCGGGGTCCAGCCCTCGAACTTGTTCTCGGCGATGACTTCGGCGCCTTCGACG
Above is a genomic segment from Candidatus Brevundimonas colombiensis containing:
- a CDS encoding D-glycerate dehydrogenase; the protein is MSARKLKVVLTRRLPDAVETRMRELFDAELNLKDQPMDRAALQAAVQRAEVLVPTITDVIDADLINGAGEQLKMIANFGAGVDHIDIDAAVARGIIVTNTPGVLTEDTADLAMGLILAVSRRIVEGAEVIAENKFEGWTPTWMCGRKLWGKRLGIVGMGRIGQALARRAKAFGLQVHYHNRKPVSALIEEELGATYWDDLDQMLSRMDIISLNCPATKDTHHLLSAGRLARLQPHAILVNTARGELIDEAALAQAVAMRAISGVGLDVFENEPDIHPGLLGQPNVVLLPHLGSATLEARQDMGDRVIANVMTYQNGHRPPDRVIPAML